From the genome of Bacteroides sp. MSB163, one region includes:
- a CDS encoding cellulase family glycosylhydrolase has protein sequence MKNTIKQLGICLVLSALSLLPVLSACSDSNDAPAAPEIVISENILTNGINFSKTGGTSTLSIKSNVSLEVISNQDWCTVTPAVSASATVFRYTVTVEENPDAVERTATVTVNGGGLTETVTVKQLAGELPDMGMESDAMTLAAKIKLGWNLGNSLEACNVTYANGFVWGTNSLSDMDPGETKWGNPATTQKMISAVKAAGFNAVRIPCAWYGYMENETDYTIKASWLNRVQEVVDYCYAENMYVILNIHYDGGWLEKNCKAVVQDNVNKVQKALWTQIATKFKDYDEHLLFAGCNEPNAANTAEMEVLKSYEQTFIDAVRATGGNNALRNLIVQGPNTDITNTSDYGQLPVDNVPNRLMVEIHYYTPWNFCGMTTDESWGKMAYFWGTEYHVDGSDRNYQPGGYASAEAEMEALFKKMQTKYVSQGIPVILGEFGANRRSSLTGDELTKHLASRAYYLKTVVSNAGKYGLVPFYWDNGYNGDNTMALFNRNTCKVYDQQALDALIEGIAN, from the coding sequence ATGAAAAATACTATTAAACAACTGGGGATTTGCCTGGTGCTGTCGGCATTGTCCCTTTTGCCCGTCTTGTCAGCTTGTTCTGACAGTAACGACGCACCGGCTGCGCCGGAAATCGTAATTTCCGAAAACATTCTGACGAATGGAATAAATTTCTCCAAAACAGGAGGAACGAGTACACTTTCTATCAAGTCGAATGTGTCGTTGGAAGTCATCAGCAATCAGGATTGGTGTACGGTAACTCCCGCTGTCTCCGCTTCGGCTACAGTTTTTAGGTATACGGTGACGGTGGAAGAAAATCCTGATGCGGTGGAACGTACTGCCACTGTTACCGTGAATGGTGGTGGTTTGACGGAAACCGTTACGGTGAAGCAACTTGCCGGTGAACTGCCTGATATGGGTATGGAAAGTGATGCCATGACTTTGGCTGCGAAGATAAAGCTCGGTTGGAATCTGGGTAATTCTTTGGAAGCATGCAATGTGACTTACGCAAACGGGTTTGTGTGGGGCACCAACTCGCTGAGTGATATGGATCCGGGAGAGACCAAATGGGGAAATCCGGCAACGACCCAGAAAATGATCAGTGCTGTAAAAGCTGCCGGTTTCAATGCTGTGAGAATTCCTTGTGCATGGTATGGATATATGGAGAATGAGACGGATTATACAATTAAAGCTTCCTGGCTGAACCGTGTGCAGGAGGTAGTGGATTATTGCTATGCCGAGAATATGTATGTCATCCTGAATATCCACTATGACGGAGGCTGGCTGGAAAAGAATTGTAAGGCAGTCGTGCAGGACAATGTGAACAAAGTGCAGAAGGCTTTGTGGACGCAGATTGCCACAAAGTTCAAGGACTATGACGAACATTTGTTATTTGCCGGATGCAACGAACCCAATGCTGCCAATACCGCTGAAATGGAAGTACTGAAGTCATACGAACAGACCTTCATAGATGCCGTGCGTGCTACGGGGGGGAACAATGCGCTCCGCAACCTGATTGTCCAAGGTCCCAATACGGATATCACGAATACTTCGGATTATGGCCAACTGCCTGTGGATAACGTACCCAACCGCTTGATGGTGGAGATACACTACTACACCCCGTGGAACTTCTGCGGAATGACAACGGATGAGAGCTGGGGAAAGATGGCCTACTTCTGGGGAACCGAATATCATGTAGACGGATCTGACAGAAACTACCAGCCCGGCGGTTACGCAAGTGCGGAAGCGGAAATGGAAGCTCTTTTCAAAAAGATGCAGACGAAATATGTCAGCCAGGGCATTCCGGTGATTTTGGGTGAATTCGGTGCCAACAGACGCTCTTCCCTAACTGGAGATGAGTTGACCAAGCATCTGGCTTCGCGCGCTTATTATCTGAAAACGGTGGTTTCTAATGCCGGGAAGTATGGTCTTGTTCCTTTCTACTGGGATAATGGATATAATGGAGACAATACGATGGCTCTCTTTAACCGTAATACCTGTAAGGTTTACGACCAGCAAGCGTTGGATGCCCTGATAGAGGGGATTGCAAACTAA
- a CDS encoding cellulase family glycosylhydrolase, protein MNKIKTYLVFLFTIALSAFAVACSSNDDEAVTPEIVIPENILTNGLNFSEAGGTNTLSIKSNVSLEVTSSQTWCTVTPVSSTSSTVLKYTIDVEPNTGTDERTATISVRGGNSVEQKFDIVQLAGEVDEPGEPAGPGSNEIAGDTPWAVAKSLGLGWNLGNQLDAYSNGIANETIWGNRKATQALFDKLAAAGITTVRIPVTWMGHIGAAPGYEIEEAWLDRVAEVVGYAENAGLNAIVNIHHDGADSSYWLNIKEAAKSESKNIAVKAELEAIWTQIAERFKDKGNFLAFESMNEIHDGGWGWGENRTDGGKQYAVLNEWNQIFVNAVRAVGGKNVDRFLGVPGYCTNPELTVSYFKLPADKVQNRLMVAVHFYDPYEYTLNAAYSEWGHTGAAGKKVSGGDEDNVKNIFGKLKAAYVDKGIPVYIGEMGCVHRANVREESFRKYYLEYVCKAAKEYGMAPVYWDNGGTGAGKEESGLFNHATGDYLNNAEEIVGVMKKAVFTEDASYTLQSVYNNAPQ, encoded by the coding sequence ATGAATAAAATTAAAACTTATCTTGTCTTTCTTTTCACGATTGCCCTTTCCGCTTTTGCGGTGGCTTGCTCCAGCAATGACGATGAAGCTGTTACACCGGAAATCGTAATTCCTGAAAATATTCTGACGAACGGGCTGAACTTCTCCGAAGCCGGAGGAACAAACACGCTTTCTATCAAGTCGAATGTGTCGCTGGAAGTTACCAGCAGTCAGACTTGGTGTACGGTGACCCCGGTTTCTTCCACTTCGAGCACAGTCCTTAAATATACGATAGATGTAGAACCCAATACCGGTACGGATGAGCGCACGGCTACTATTAGCGTGAGAGGTGGTAACTCGGTGGAACAAAAGTTCGACATCGTGCAGTTGGCCGGTGAGGTTGATGAACCCGGTGAGCCCGCTGGACCCGGTTCGAATGAAATTGCAGGAGATACCCCCTGGGCTGTAGCCAAAAGTCTGGGTTTAGGTTGGAATCTGGGAAATCAACTGGATGCATATAGTAATGGCATAGCTAATGAAACAATCTGGGGTAACCGGAAGGCAACGCAAGCCTTGTTTGACAAACTGGCTGCCGCAGGAATCACTACCGTACGTATTCCAGTCACCTGGATGGGACATATCGGAGCCGCTCCCGGCTATGAAATTGAGGAAGCATGGTTGGATCGTGTTGCTGAGGTAGTGGGCTATGCGGAGAACGCAGGCTTGAATGCCATTGTCAATATTCATCACGATGGGGCGGACAGCAGTTATTGGCTGAATATAAAAGAGGCTGCCAAGAGTGAAAGCAAGAATATTGCCGTCAAGGCCGAGTTGGAAGCTATATGGACGCAAATAGCCGAGCGGTTTAAAGATAAAGGAAACTTCCTGGCATTTGAGTCGATGAACGAAATACATGACGGCGGCTGGGGCTGGGGCGAGAACCGCACAGATGGCGGAAAGCAATATGCGGTGCTGAACGAATGGAACCAGATATTTGTAAATGCGGTGCGTGCCGTGGGTGGTAAGAATGTTGATCGTTTCCTCGGCGTGCCGGGGTATTGCACCAATCCGGAGCTCACAGTAAGTTATTTCAAACTGCCTGCGGATAAGGTGCAGAATCGTCTGATGGTAGCTGTGCATTTCTACGACCCTTACGAGTATACATTGAATGCTGCCTATTCTGAATGGGGACATACCGGAGCTGCGGGCAAGAAGGTCAGCGGAGGAGATGAAGACAATGTGAAGAATATATTCGGCAAACTGAAGGCGGCTTACGTGGATAAAGGCATCCCGGTATATATTGGAGAGATGGGCTGTGTGCATCGTGCGAATGTCCGTGAGGAATCCTTCCGCAAGTATTATCTGGAGTATGTGTGCAAAGCGGCGAAAGAGTATGGCATGGCACCGGTCTACTGGGACAATGGTGGCACCGGAGCCGGAAAGGAAGAATCCGGTCTGTTCAATCATGCTACGGGTGACTATCTGAATAATGCCGAGGAAATAGTAGGAGTGATGAAGAAGGCTGTTTTCACGGAAGATGCTTCCTATACATTACAGTCTGTTTATAACAATGCTCCGCAATAA